Genomic DNA from Mycobacteroides chelonae CCUG 47445:
GTCGGCACGGCCAGTGGCCGCGCGGGCCAAAAGATCGGCAGTGGCAGGAGCGACCACGACAAGGTCTGCGTCCTGCCCGAGCCGCACATGCGGGACCTGCGGAACATCGTCGAACACCCCGGTTCGCGCCGGCTCACCCGAGAGCGCCTCAAAGGTGGCGGCACCCACGAACTGCAGGGCCGACTCGGTCGGTACGACCCGGACGCTGTGTCCGGCCTCCGCGAGTTGGCGCACCACAGTGCAGGCCTTGTACGCGGCGATTCCCCCGCCTACTCCGACGATGATCCGCGACACAGCCGGACCTCAGGCCCGATGCTCTTCGCGCGAGCCGCTCATCGCAGCTTCTACTCGCCTTCGGTGTGCTCAAGCAGGTCGCCGTGGATCTCGCGCAGCGCGATCGACAGCGGCTTCTCCTGCAGACCCGGCTCGACCAGCGGCCCCACGTACTCGAGGATGCCATCGCCCAGCTGGTTGTAGTAGTCGTTGATCTGGCGTGCACGCTTGGCTGCGTAGATCACGAGCGCGTACTTGCTCGAAGCCCGCGCCAGCAGCTCGTCGATCGGCGGGTTGGTGATACCCAGCGGCGTGTCGAGCGCGGCGTCGTAGCTTTCGGTGCCCGGTTCGACGATGACGTCAGTCTGGGAGGTGCTCACTAAGAAATCTCCTGGATAGGTATATGGCGCTGAATATGGCGGGCGCGGTATTCGCAGTCTTTGTTCATGCGCTGCCGATTAACGTCCGACCAATAACGATACCAACTGTGCGCAGGCATTTTCCAACTGGTCATTGACGACGACGACATCAAAGTCGCTTTGAGCCGCCATTTCGACCTCGGCGGTTTCCAATCGCCGGGCGATCACGGCCTCCGATTCGGTGCCCCGGCCGGTAAGCCGCTGCACCAGCGCATCCCAGCTCGGTGGCGACAGGAAGACGGTCAGCGCCTGCGGAAGTACCGCCTTGATGGCGCGGGCACCGGCCAGATCGACCTCGATGAGGGTCGGCCGGCCGGCCTCCATCGCCTCGTGAACAGGCGCCGCAGGGGTTCCTGAACGCTGCAAGCCGCCGTGAATATCGGCCCATTCCAGCAGCGCACCGGTGTCAATGAGCCGCTGGAACTCCTCCGTGGTGACGAAGTGATAGTCCACGCCGTCCACCTCACCGGGCCTCGGGGCCCTGGTGGTGGCGGAGACGCTGAAGAAAAGACCATCCACGTCATCGCGTAACCGATGCACCACGGTGGACTTACCGACGGCTGAGGGGCCGGATAGGACTACTACCCGGCCCCTCGTCGAAGCTGTCATCTGGAGAAGATCAGGAGAAGTCGAACCGCTCCAGCAGCGCCTTGCGCTGACGGTCGCCGAGGCCACGCAGACGGCGGGTCGGGGCGATCTCCAGCTCGGTCATGATCTCCTGCGCCTTGACCTTGCCGACCTTGGGCAGGGCTTCCAGCAGTGCGGAAACCTTCATCTTGCCGAGGACCTCGTCGGTCTCGGCGTCCTTGAGCACCTGCTTGAGATTGGTGCCGCCTTTCTTGAGCTTCTCCTTGAGCTCGGCCCGGGCGCGGCGGGCGGCAGCCGCCTTCGCCAACGCGGCGGCACGCTGCTCGTCAGTCAACTGTGGAAGGGCCACGATTCCTCCGTCTCATACGAAACTCGTCGGTTTTTCTGATCGGCTGGAAAACAACCAGCCAGCGACAGCGACCGTACCCACGCCAACCGACATATGTGAACCCCACCCCCCTCATCTCGGGGAAAATCGCCTGCTAGAGGGGCCGCAGGCGATCCTGCCGAGCAACCATCGCTTCCATGCGTTCCGACCCGGCATTTCTGCAGGTCAAGATTGAATGATATTGCCGCACAGTATGTTTCACGCAGAGTTGACAACACCGCCGATTCTTGTACCTGAACCGGAGACAAGCAAACCGTGATTGCCATGAGGGCAAACTGAAAATCTTGTGTGAATCTCGTGTTGCGCGTGTCGCGACCCGTCAACGTTCAGTTGAAGAGGCGCAGGTGAGAATGCCGGCGAGCAGGCGCCCGGGAAGTTGTTTAGCAAGGCACAGCAGTTGCTGGGTAGGGTGCGCCATATGGGTGATTCCACGCGCCCATCACGTGAGCGTGATCGGGTATTGGATGCCGTGAGGCTCGTGTCACTGGCCACCGTCGTGGCCTATCACGTCCTCGCGGGCAGCCCCACTATCGTCAAGGGCAAACCAGCCATGTCCGCGAATTACAACGTGCATTGGCTATTCTGGCTGATCCCGTTGATGCCCCTGTTCTTTTTTGCGGGTGCGGCAGCAAATCTCCATTCCTGGGAATCCGGCAGGTCCTGGGGGCAGTTTCTGATGAGCCGGACGACGCGGCTTTTTCGCCCGGTGTTCTACTTCCTCGTCTTCGTCGCACTGGTGACCACCTTGCTGCGCATCACCATGGGCAATTCCAGACAACTCCTGTATCTCGAGATGCGACATATCGAGCTGCTTTGGTACGTCGGCGCGTATCTGCTGACACTTGCGTTCATGCCGTGGCTGGCCCGCATTCGCACCGGACGCCAACTGGGCTGGTTCATCGCGACGATGTGCCTGCTCACAGCCCTGGTGGACACCATCAGCGTGGTCACCGATACCTGGGTGATGACGGGTTGGATCAACATGATCTTCATGTGGTTGGTACCCGCCGCATTGGGTATCGCCTATCAGCGCGCCCTGGTCCCCCGCCGGGTCGCCATGGCGGCCGCGGCCGTCGCATTGGGTGTCACCGTCGCATTGGCCATCCTGGGGCCCTATCCGTCCGGGCTGATCGCCAACATGCCGCCGACTCTGCTGCTCGCGGTCAGCGCCATTCTCGAATGCATGCTGGTCATCGCTTTCGCCCCGGCCATCAACCGCTGGCTGCAGGGGGTGCGGACATGGACGTTCCTCCAGGTCTGCAATAGCGGCAGCATGACGATCTACCTATGGCATTGGGTGGTGACGTTCCTGCTGTCCTACGGGGTTTACCTGGCCCTTCGCATCGGACTGGTAAGCCCTCGCGACGCCTGGTACTGGCCTGGGAACGTACTGCGGCTGGTCATCGTCTGCGCCATCGTGGCCGTGTTCTTCGTCCCACTGCGGGCCACAGAACGTCGTGCGCTGCCGTGGTGGGACCGTCCGGTGCCCTCGATGAGCACGAGACGCGATATCGCGGTCGGTGTCCTGGTGCTGATCGGCGCGATACTGACGCTCGTCTACACCCGGATCTATGTGATCAATCCGCTCTGGGGCGGGTTCACACCCATCGGACGCTGGGTTGTCGTGGCGTCACTGATACCACTGGCGGCCGCACGCGCACTTTGCCGAAAACCGTTGCACAGCAACGCGAATACTTCAGAGAATCAATTCTCGCTTGCTCATTCGGCACGCAGATAGGCGACGCTGTCCCGCAGCCTCGACACGGCCGCACGCAGCGCCGCGACGTCGGGCCCCTCGCGCAGCACCTCACGCGAGACCGCCGGTAACAATAGCGATCCCGGAGCCCCACCCAAGCCACGCAGATCCTCGGGCTTACCGCCCTGTGCCCCGAGCCCCGGCACAAGAACAGGGCCGCCGATCGACGACAGATCCGGCGGATCGGTGACGGTGACCCCGACCACGACACCCACAGATCCCGGACCGGCCTCCTTGGCGTTCAGCGCGGCCACCTGGTCCACCATCGCCTGTGCGACGGTCAGCTCCCCGGCGAGCGCCCGCTGCACCGGTGGCGCCTCGGGATTGGAGGTCGCGGCAAGGACAAAGACGCCACGGTCACGTTCACGCGCCAGGTCCAGCAGCGGAGACAATGATCCAAAGCCCAGATACGGCGAGGCAGTGACCGCATCAGAGCTCAACGGTGAATCGCCCAGCCAAGCCTGTGCATACGCGGCCATCGTTGATCCGATGTCCCCGCGCTTGGCATCGGCCAGCAACAGCACACCAGCCTCGCGGAGCCCCGCGATGGTCCGTTCCAGCACCGCATACCCTGCAGCACCATAGGTTTCGAAGAACGCCACCTGCGGCTTGACGATCGCCACCTCGGCGAAGGCCTCCACACAGATATCGCTGAACCGGGCCAGACCCGACGCGTCGGCGTCCAGCCCCCAGGCGCGTAGCAGCTCAGGATGCGGATCGATGCCCACGCACAGCGGGCCACGGGACGCGGTGGCCGCCTGCAGCCGTGCGCCGAACGTCACCGGACCCACCGCTCTTCGCGCAAGCGGCTCATCGCAAGCCCGCGTGGAGTTCCTGCAGCGACCGCACGCCGATATCCCCACGGATACCCGCCTCGATCCCCTGCACCGCGGCCGACGCGCCCTGCACCGTGGTGATGCACGGAATGTTCATCGACACCGCGGCCGAACGGATCTCGTATCCGTCGACACGGGGGCCGGAGTTCCCGTACGGGGTGTTGATGACCATCGCGACCTCACCGGCCTTGATGACGTCGACCGAGGACCGAGGGGGCAATCCGTCCTCGGCGCCCTGATAGTGCTTGCGCACCTCTTCGCACGGTATCCCGTTACGGCGCAGCATTTCTGCCGTACCTTCGGTCGCGAGCACCTTGAATCCGAGATCGGCCAGTCGCTTCACCGGGAACACCAGAGAGCGCTTGTCACGGTTGGCCACCGAGACGAAGATCGTGCCCTCCTTCGGCAACGACCCGTATGCGGCGGTCTGACTCTTCGCGAATGCGCTACCGAAATCGGCGTCGATGCCCATGACCTCACCGGTGGACTTCATCTCCGGCCCGAGCAGGGAATCCACCTGGCTGCCATCCGCCTTGCGGAAACGGTGGAACGGCAGCACGGCCTCCTTGACCGCTACCGGAGCACCCGGTGGCAGGGTGGCGCCGTCACCGTCAGCGGGCAGCAGTCCTTCCTCGCGCAGACCGGCAATGGTGGCGCCCAGCATGATCCGGGAGCACGCCTTGGCCAACGGAACCGCGGTGGCCTTCGACACGAACGGAACCGTTCGGCTCGCACGTGGGTTCGCCTCCAGGACGTACAGCACATCGTCCTTGAGCGCGTACTGCACATTGAGCAGGCCGACCACTCCGATTCCATGCGCGATGGCCTCGGTGGCGTTGCGAACCTTTTCGATATCGCTGCGGCCCAGGGTTACCGGCGGTAGTGCGCACGCCGAGTCGCCGGAGTGAATACCAGCCTCCTCGATGTGCTCCATGACGCCGCCGAGGTAAACCTCGGTGCCATCGCACAACGCGTCGACATCGATCTCGATGGCATCCTCGAGGAAGCGGTCGACCAGCACGGGGTGTTCGGGTGAGAGCTGGGTGGCCCGCGTGATGTAGCCGTGCAGGGTGTCCTCGTCGTAGACGATCTCCATGCCCCGTCCACCCAGCACGTAGGACGGTCGCACCAGTACCGGGTAGCCGATATCGGAGGCGATCTGCCTGGCCTGCTCGAAGGTCGTCGCGGTGCCGAATCGTGGCGCCGGCAGACCGGCCGATACCAGCAGATCCCCGAACACGCCGCGGTCCTCGGCGCGATCGATGGCCGCCGGGCTGGTGCCCACCACCGGCACGCCCGCATCGGCCAAACGTTTCGCCAGCCCCAACGGGGTCTGTCCGCCGAGCTGCACGATCACACCGACAACACCCGGTCCACCTCGGCCGGACTCATTTTCGGCGTGGAACACCTCCAGCACATCCTCGAACGTGAGCGGCTCGAAGTACAGGCGGTCGGCGGTGTCGTAGTCGGTGGACACCGTTTCCGGGTTGCAGTTGACCATGATGGTCTCGAATCCGGCCTGCGACAACGTGGTTGCCGCGTGCACGCAGCTGTAGTCGAACTCGATACCCTGACCGATGCGGTTGGGGCCCGACCCGAGGATGAGCACCTTGGGCCGCTCGGTCTGCGGGGCCACCTCAGACTCCGCGGCCGGATCCAGCTCGTAGCTCGAATAGTGGTACGGGGTCTTGGCCTCGAATTCGGCGGCGCAGGTGTCGACCGTCTTGTACACCGGCCGGATTCCCATCCGGTGGCGCAACGACCGCACCCCGTCCTCCCCCGCCAATTCCGGTCGCAGTGCCGCGATCTGGCGATCCGAGAGCCCGTAGTGCTTGGCCCTGCGCAGCAGTTCCTCGTCAAGAATCGGCGCCTCACGCAACTCGGTACCGAGCTGGTGAATCTGCGCGATCTCTTCAACGAACCACGGGTCGACGCCGGTGATCTCGGCCACCTGCTCAACGGAGACACCGGCACCCAACGCGTGCTCGATGCCGTAGAGCCGCCCGTCACGCGGCACCCGCAGCTCCTGCAGGAACGTGTCCAGGTCCTCGATGGGTTTCGCGTTGTCGGTCCAGAAGCCCGCCGCGGACGTCTCCAGCGAGCGCATGACCTTCCCGAGCGCCTCAGCGAAGTTGCGCCCCAAGGACATCGCCTCGCCCACCGATTTCATGGTGGTGGTCAAGGTGGCGTCGGCACCGGGGAACTTCTCGAAGGCGAATCGGGGCGCCTTGACGACGACGTAGTCCAGAGTCGGCTCGAAACAGGCCGGAGTCTCCTTGGTGATGTCGTTGACGATCTCGTCGAGCGTGTACCCGATCGCCAGCTTGGCCGCGATCTTGGCGATGGGGAATCCGGTTGCCTTGGAAGCCAAAGCACTGGAGCGCGATACGCGCGGGTTCATCTCGATGACGATAAGGCGACCATCGCGCGGGTTGATGGCGAACTGGATGTTGCAGCCGCCCGTGTCCACCCCGACCTCGCGCAGGATCGCGATGCCGAGGTCACGCATCTTCTGATACTCACGGTCGGTCAGCGTCATCGCCGGAGCCACCGTCACCGAGTCTCCGGTGTGCACGCCCATCGGATCGACGTTCTCGATCGAGCACACGACCACCACGTTGTCGCGGCTGTCGCGCATCAGCTCGAGCTCGAATTCCTTCCAACCGTAGATGGATTCCTCGATCAGCACATTCGCCGATGGCGACGCCGAGAGTCCCTCGCCCGCCATCCGCTCGACATCCTCGGGGGTGTAGGCCATGCCGGAGCCCAAGCCACCCATGGTGAAGGATGGGCGTACCACGACCGGCAATCCGAGGTCGGCAACGGTATCGCGGACCTCGTCCATGGTGAAACAGACGCGGGACTTCGCCGACTCGCCGCCGACCTTCGCGACGATGTCCTTGAACCGCTGCCTGTCCTCGCCGCGCTGGATTGCCTCGAAGTTAGCGCCGATGAGCTCCACGTTGTACCGGTCGAGTGCACCGTTCTCGTAGAGCGCGACCGCGGTGTTCAACGCGGTCTGGCCGCCCAGCGTGGGCAGCAGCGCGTCGATCTTGTTGCCCTTCTCCGCCTGTGCGGCAAGGACTTTCTCGACAAACTCAGCGGTGATCGGCTCGACGTAGGTGTTGTCGGCGTACTCCGGGTCGGTCATGATCGTCGCCGGGTTCGAGTTGACGAGGCTGACCTGTAGCCCCTCTGACCGCAGCACACGGCAGGCCTGGGTGCCCGAGTAGTCGAACTCGCAGGCCTGGCCGATCACGATAGGGCCAGAACCGATGACCAGGATGTGGTTGAGGTCTGTGCGACGTGGCATCAGCGATTACCCCGATTCTCAAGTGCCGTGACGAACTGGTCAAAGAGGTACTCGGCGTCATGAGGTCCCGCCGCCGCCTCCGGGTGGTACTGCACCGAGAAAGCCGATCCGTCCAACAGCCGGATCCCTTCCACCGTGCCATCGTTGGCGCAGGTGTGGCTTACCTCGGCGCGCCCGAACGGCGTATCGAACTGCTCACCCGCCTCACCTTCGAGGGCGAAGCCGTGGTTCTGCGCGGTGATCGCGACCCGGCCCGTCGCGTGATCGATGACCGGGATGTTGATGCCGCGATGCCCGAAGGTCATCTTGTAGGTGGACCTGCCCAATGCCCGGCCCAGCAGCTGATTACCGAAGCAGATGCCGAACAGCGGGATTTTCTGTTGCAGCACCGCCTGTGTCACCGCCACCACGTGATCCGCGGTGGCCGGGTCCCCCGGCCCGTTGGACAGGAACACGCCGTCTGGCGCCAGTGCGAGCAGCTCGTCCGGGCTGATGGACGAGGGCACCACCTGTACGCGGATACCGCGTTGCGTGAAGTTGCGTGGGGTGTTGGTCTTGATCCCCAGGTCCAGAGCGGCCACGGTGAACCGATGCGCGCCATCGGGTTCCACGATGTAGGTGTCGTCGGTGCTCACCTCTCCTGCCAGGTCAGCACCCAGCATCGAGGGCTGGCCGTTGACCCGCGACAGCAGGAAGTCGGTGGGCGCGTCGGCAACTGTCCCGCTGAAGATGCCCGCCTTCATGGACCCGCGGGTACGCAGGTGACGGACGACCGCCCGGGTGTCGATTCCGGCGATACCGACGATGTGCTGTCCCTTGAGGGCATCATCCAGGGACCCTGTGGCACGCCAATTCGAGACCCGGTTCGAGGGGTCGCGCACCGCGTATCCGGCGACCCAGATCTTTCCGCCGCGGCTCTCGTCGTCCTCGTCGTTCCATCCGGTATTGCCGATCTGCGGCGCTGTCGCCACCACGATCTGCCGGTGATAGCTCGGGTCGGTCAGGGTTTCTTGGTAACCCGACATGGCCGTGCAGAACACCGCCTCGCCGAGAGTTTCACCCACCGCCCCGAACGGCTTACCGGTGAACACCCGCCCGTCTTCGAGAACGAGCACCGCCTTGTCACTCATGACGCCTGCTTCCATTCCTGATATTCGCTTCGCGGTCGTGCCAAAAATCCGGTGTCGATCTCGGTGCCCGAGGGCAGCCGCCACCGGATCGCAAGAATTCCTTCGTGGGTGAGCACCTTGCCCGCCAGCGCCTTTGCCGTACGGATCTCGGTGATGACATCGGCGGGGATCCAGATGTCCGCGGTGCCGCTGCGTTCCAGCAGGATCCCGCCCGTGTATCTGGTCAAGGTGGCGTTCGCGCGGTAGCCCAAGTCGCCCACCGCGATTCGGTCCTGCCAGTCCGGCGCGATGGTGCTGCCGACGTAGAGGCCGTCCGCGGGATCGATGACGATGTCGCCGCGCTCGGCGGGCACCACGGGCAGTTCCCCCACGGTGTCGATCTGACGTTGGCCGCGTGCGCGCCAGCCGCGCCACATCAGGCGGGCGAGCAGCACAGTCAAGGTGAGCGAGGCGCCCGCCATGATGAGGGCACCGATGAAGTCGCCGTGGTTCACTGGGTCACCTTGCCGTCCCGTGCGGTGATGCGGCCGCGCAGCAGCGTCGCGGTCACGATGGCAGGCAACGTCATCGATTCGAATGGGGTGTTGGCCGACTTGCTGGCCAATCCGTCGCCACTGACGGTCCAGGTGGCGTCGGGGTCAACGATCGTCAGGTTGGCGGGCTCGCCGACT
This window encodes:
- the rpoZ gene encoding DNA-directed RNA polymerase subunit omega, whose protein sequence is MSTSQTDVIVEPGTESYDAALDTPLGITNPPIDELLARASSKYALVIYAAKRARQINDYYNQLGDGILEYVGPLVEPGLQEKPLSIALREIHGDLLEHTEGE
- the gmk gene encoding guanylate kinase, producing the protein MTASTRGRVVVLSGPSAVGKSTVVHRLRDDVDGLFFSVSATTRAPRPGEVDGVDYHFVTTEEFQRLIDTGALLEWADIHGGLQRSGTPAAPVHEAMEAGRPTLIEVDLAGARAIKAVLPQALTVFLSPPSWDALVQRLTGRGTESEAVIARRLETAEVEMAAQSDFDVVVVNDQLENACAQLVSLLVGR
- the mihF gene encoding integration host factor, actinobacterial type, whose amino-acid sequence is MALPQLTDEQRAAALAKAAAARRARAELKEKLKKGGTNLKQVLKDAETDEVLGKMKVSALLEALPKVGKVKAQEIMTELEIAPTRRLRGLGDRQRKALLERFDFS
- a CDS encoding acyltransferase family protein — translated: MGDSTRPSRERDRVLDAVRLVSLATVVAYHVLAGSPTIVKGKPAMSANYNVHWLFWLIPLMPLFFFAGAAANLHSWESGRSWGQFLMSRTTRLFRPVFYFLVFVALVTTLLRITMGNSRQLLYLEMRHIELLWYVGAYLLTLAFMPWLARIRTGRQLGWFIATMCLLTALVDTISVVTDTWVMTGWINMIFMWLVPAALGIAYQRALVPRRVAMAAAAVALGVTVALAILGPYPSGLIANMPPTLLLAVSAILECMLVIAFAPAINRWLQGVRTWTFLQVCNSGSMTIYLWHWVVTFLLSYGVYLALRIGLVSPRDAWYWPGNVLRLVIVCAIVAVFFVPLRATERRALPWWDRPVPSMSTRRDIAVGVLVLIGAILTLVYTRIYVINPLWGGFTPIGRWVVVASLIPLAAARALCRKPLHSNANTSENQFSLAHSARR
- the pyrF gene encoding orotidine-5'-phosphate decarboxylase — translated: MGPVTFGARLQAATASRGPLCVGIDPHPELLRAWGLDADASGLARFSDICVEAFAEVAIVKPQVAFFETYGAAGYAVLERTIAGLREAGVLLLADAKRGDIGSTMAAYAQAWLGDSPLSSDAVTASPYLGFGSLSPLLDLARERDRGVFVLAATSNPEAPPVQRALAGELTVAQAMVDQVAALNAKEAGPGSVGVVVGVTVTDPPDLSSIGGPVLVPGLGAQGGKPEDLRGLGGAPGSLLLPAVSREVLREGPDVAALRAAVSRLRDSVAYLRAE
- the carB gene encoding carbamoyl-phosphate synthase large subunit gives rise to the protein MPRRTDLNHILVIGSGPIVIGQACEFDYSGTQACRVLRSEGLQVSLVNSNPATIMTDPEYADNTYVEPITAEFVEKVLAAQAEKGNKIDALLPTLGGQTALNTAVALYENGALDRYNVELIGANFEAIQRGEDRQRFKDIVAKVGGESAKSRVCFTMDEVRDTVADLGLPVVVRPSFTMGGLGSGMAYTPEDVERMAGEGLSASPSANVLIEESIYGWKEFELELMRDSRDNVVVVCSIENVDPMGVHTGDSVTVAPAMTLTDREYQKMRDLGIAILREVGVDTGGCNIQFAINPRDGRLIVIEMNPRVSRSSALASKATGFPIAKIAAKLAIGYTLDEIVNDITKETPACFEPTLDYVVVKAPRFAFEKFPGADATLTTTMKSVGEAMSLGRNFAEALGKVMRSLETSAAGFWTDNAKPIEDLDTFLQELRVPRDGRLYGIEHALGAGVSVEQVAEITGVDPWFVEEIAQIHQLGTELREAPILDEELLRRAKHYGLSDRQIAALRPELAGEDGVRSLRHRMGIRPVYKTVDTCAAEFEAKTPYHYSSYELDPAAESEVAPQTERPKVLILGSGPNRIGQGIEFDYSCVHAATTLSQAGFETIMVNCNPETVSTDYDTADRLYFEPLTFEDVLEVFHAENESGRGGPGVVGVIVQLGGQTPLGLAKRLADAGVPVVGTSPAAIDRAEDRGVFGDLLVSAGLPAPRFGTATTFEQARQIASDIGYPVLVRPSYVLGGRGMEIVYDEDTLHGYITRATQLSPEHPVLVDRFLEDAIEIDVDALCDGTEVYLGGVMEHIEEAGIHSGDSACALPPVTLGRSDIEKVRNATEAIAHGIGVVGLLNVQYALKDDVLYVLEANPRASRTVPFVSKATAVPLAKACSRIMLGATIAGLREEGLLPADGDGATLPPGAPVAVKEAVLPFHRFRKADGSQVDSLLGPEMKSTGEVMGIDADFGSAFAKSQTAAYGSLPKEGTIFVSVANRDKRSLVFPVKRLADLGFKVLATEGTAEMLRRNGIPCEEVRKHYQGAEDGLPPRSSVDVIKAGEVAMVINTPYGNSGPRVDGYEIRSAAVSMNIPCITTVQGASAAVQGIEAGIRGDIGVRSLQELHAGLR
- the carA gene encoding glutamine-hydrolyzing carbamoyl-phosphate synthase small subunit, with product MEAGVMSDKAVLVLEDGRVFTGKPFGAVGETLGEAVFCTAMSGYQETLTDPSYHRQIVVATAPQIGNTGWNDEDDESRGGKIWVAGYAVRDPSNRVSNWRATGSLDDALKGQHIVGIAGIDTRAVVRHLRTRGSMKAGIFSGTVADAPTDFLLSRVNGQPSMLGADLAGEVSTDDTYIVEPDGAHRFTVAALDLGIKTNTPRNFTQRGIRVQVVPSSISPDELLALAPDGVFLSNGPGDPATADHVVAVTQAVLQQKIPLFGICFGNQLLGRALGRSTYKMTFGHRGINIPVIDHATGRVAITAQNHGFALEGEAGEQFDTPFGRAEVSHTCANDGTVEGIRLLDGSAFSVQYHPEAAAGPHDAEYLFDQFVTALENRGNR